DNA sequence from the Streptomyces sp. HUAS 15-9 genome:
CGCGACGAGGCCCGGGAGCGGGCCGCCCTGCTGTCCGTCGACGGGTACGACGTGTCCCTGGACCTCAGGTCCGCCGTCGACGCCGGGGACGGCGATCCGCGCACCTTCCGCTCGGTCACCACGATCCGCTTCCGCTGCAACGAGCCGGGAGCGTCGAGCTTCGCGGATCTGATCGCGCCGAGTGTGACCGCCGTCTCGCTCAACGGCAAGGACCTCGACCCGAGCGAGGTCTTCGACGGCTCCCGGATCGCCCTGGAGGACCTGGCCGCCGAGAACGAGCTGATCGTCGACGCGCGGTGCGCCTACTCCCGCACCGGCGAGGGCATGCACCGCTTCGTCGACCCCGAGGACGGCGAGGTCTACCTCTACACCCAGTACGAGCCGGCCGACGCCCGCCGTGTCTTCGCGGACTTCGAGCAGCCGGACCTCAAGGCCCCGTTCCGCTTCGAGGTGCGGGCGCCGGAAGGCTGGACGGTGTGGAGCAACGGCGCGGGCGAACTCGCCGACGGGGTCTGGCGGTTCGCGGAGACGAAGCCGATCTCGACGTACATCACCTGCGTGGTGGCGGGCCCGTACCACTATGTGACCGACTCCTACGAGCGGGTCCTCGAGGACGGCGCGCGTCTGGAGATCCCCCTCGGCGCCATGTGCCGCAAGGGCCTCGCGCCCTACTTCGAGGCCGACGACGTCTTCCTGATCACCAAGCAGGGCCTGGACTTCTTCCACGACCACTTCGACTACCCGTACCCGTTCGGGAAGTACGACCAGGCTTTCGTGCCCGAGTACAACCTGGGCGCTATGGAGAACCCGGGCCTGGTGACCTTCCGCGAGGAGTACATCTTCCGCGGGAAGGTGACCCAGGCCTCGTACGAGGCGCGGGCCAACGTCATCCTGCACGAGATGGCGCACATGTGGTTCGGCGACCTGGTCACCATGGAGTGGTGGGACGACCTGTGGCTCAAGGAGTCCTTCGCGGACTTCATGGGCACCTTCGCGAACGTCGGCGCGACCCGGTTCGCCAACGCCTGGGTCACCTTCGCGAACCGTCGCAAGGCCTGGGCGTACCGCGCGGACCAGCTGCCCTCCACGCACCCGATCACGGCGGACATCCGCGATCTGCAGGACGCCAAGCTGAACTTCGACGGCATCACCTACGCCAAGGGCGCGAGTGTGCTGAAGCAGCTGGTGGCGTACGTCGGCCAGGACGCGTTCCTGGAGGGCGCGCGGCGCTACTTCAAGCGGAACGCGTACGGCAACACGCGCCTGGGCGATCTGCTGTCGGTGCTGGAGGAGACGAGCGGCCGGGACATGGCGGCCTGGGCCCGCTCCTGGCTCCAGACGGCCGGGGTCAACTCGCTGACCCCGCAGGTGCTGCTGGACGCGGAGGGCCGGGTGAGCGAACTCGCGGTGCTCCAGGAGGCCCCGGAATCACACCCTGAGCTGCGTCCGCACCGGGTCGCGGTCGGCCTGTACCGCCGTACGCCCGAGGGGGCGCTGGAGCGG
Encoded proteins:
- the pepN gene encoding aminopeptidase N, with translation MPGENLSRDEARERAALLSVDGYDVSLDLRSAVDAGDGDPRTFRSVTTIRFRCNEPGASSFADLIAPSVTAVSLNGKDLDPSEVFDGSRIALEDLAAENELIVDARCAYSRTGEGMHRFVDPEDGEVYLYTQYEPADARRVFADFEQPDLKAPFRFEVRAPEGWTVWSNGAGELADGVWRFAETKPISTYITCVVAGPYHYVTDSYERVLEDGARLEIPLGAMCRKGLAPYFEADDVFLITKQGLDFFHDHFDYPYPFGKYDQAFVPEYNLGAMENPGLVTFREEYIFRGKVTQASYEARANVILHEMAHMWFGDLVTMEWWDDLWLKESFADFMGTFANVGATRFANAWVTFANRRKAWAYRADQLPSTHPITADIRDLQDAKLNFDGITYAKGASVLKQLVAYVGQDAFLEGARRYFKRNAYGNTRLGDLLSVLEETSGRDMAAWARSWLQTAGVNSLTPQVLLDAEGRVSELAVLQEAPESHPELRPHRVAVGLYRRTPEGALERYARVEADVEGARTVVPHLAGAEAPELVLVNDDDLTYCKIRLDETSLAALGEHLGAVTDPLARALCWSALWNMTRDALLPARDFVDLMLRHAARESDIGVLQMLHAWANSALVHYAAPEWRATGERLLADGALAELRQAEPGSEHQLAWARFFATVASGEADLQLLRGLLEGTDKIDGLEVDQELRWALLEPLAAQGVADEAVLAAELARDDTASGKRHQVRCLAARPSAAVKAQAWAQVVESDALSNALVGATIAGFAQPSQRELTAPYTQKYFAAIERVWTDRSIQIGMDVVQGLFPSLQDSPETLDATDAWLDAHKDAAPALRRLVFEARDDLARALRGQACDAATSGQSLARQ